One segment of Salvelinus fontinalis isolate EN_2023a chromosome 42, ASM2944872v1, whole genome shotgun sequence DNA contains the following:
- the LOC129841105 gene encoding lecithin retinol acyltransferase-like has translation MLDSLTFLVEKLSLLSNFKLFEFKWTDRKRNEAGCKGRTMHSHAPLSLLRGDLLEVPRTLFTHFGIYLGDNKVAHLIPDIMPVLTNDKMIIKTVITNKRLIMGCLYKCATVRVDTLEDFVYDSNILVNHMDRKCKAQQPFPNEEVAERAEKLVGAIPYSLLWNNCEHFVTYCRYGSAKSQQTEMFCEGLKSIIQDQRSVFLSVLLGMIYIVCFGLAPSTTLPTILISFTLWMAG, from the exons ATGCTCGACTCGTTGACATTTCTCGTCGAGAAGCTATCCCTTCTCTCCAACTTCAAACTTTTTGAGTTTAAATGGACGGATAGGAAACGCAATGAGGCGGGATGCAAAGGGCGCACGATGCACAGTCACGCGCCGTTGTCTCTCCTGAGAGGGGACCTTTTGGAGGTGCCGAGAACTTTGTTCACGCACTTCGGCATCTACTTGGGTGACAACAAAGTCGCTCACCTGATCCCAGATATCATGCCCGTGCTAACCAATGATAAGATGATCATCAAAACAGTTATCACAAATAAGAGACTCATCATGGGTTGCTTGTACAAGTGTGCCACGGTGCGCGTGGACACTTTGGAGGACTTTGTGTATGACTCAAACATATTGGTGAATCATATGGATAGAAAATGCAAGGCGCAACAACCGTTCCCAAATGAAGAGGTTGCAGAGAGGGCAGAAAAACTCGTCGGCGCCATCCCTTACAGTTTACTATGGAATAACTGTGAACATTTTGTTACATACTGCAGATACGGTTCAGCGAAAAGTCAACAAACGGAAATG TTTTGTGAGGGCCTGAAATCAATCATCCAAGACCAGAGGAGTGTCTTTCTCAGCGTTCTCCTGGGAATGATCTACATCGTCTGCTTTGGCCTTGCTCCttcaactacattacccacaatcCTCATCTCCTTCACTCTGTGGATGGCCGGCTGA